Part of the Anopheles gambiae chromosome 3, idAnoGambNW_F1_1, whole genome shotgun sequence genome is shown below.
TCCTCCCAATCCATCCTCCGAGCGAATATTCAATAAGTTTAGTTAATAAGTATGTTGTTAAGAATTCAATTCAGACAGCAgttatgtaaataaatatgtaaaataattttaactaACCACAAGCATTAATGAAACAAGAATCCAGAAATCGACAAGAAAAATATCTTTTTACAATTTCACAATATGTGTGTATGCCCAATCACCAACGCAAGATGATTGTAAAGATCTGCACATGTGTAGTTTATCCAGATCTTTGACACCAGCATTACAAAAAATtctaatataaaataatatcattaccaaaaaggatttttcttcctcccatataaagaaaaacatattttttttgtgaacgACATAGACAGCTCAAAACTACTCAACAATGAATTGAATGTGTGACTTGAATAGAAAATCATGGTATCGTCTATATTTACAAAGTTCGCCTATATCTACAACTTAATTCCATGTccctatttaaaaaaaagttctcaatatgtatttttttaagttaaGCTATTGCTTACCCagtcacagtaaaaaaacaggAGTGTAAAAAGTTACAGTACATCTGTAGAAAATATAAGTATTTTCAAATTACGATATAAATATAATGTTAACCTAATACAAATAAGCATTCAACTACTAAAAAGGGTGGTCGACTGTACCCCCATTGGCCACACTAGTTTTGGTGACGTTTTATACTAcataatttaatataaatattaagcATTTTGATACAGAACTAATCAATACGtgtttataaaacaatactaGTAACATGGAAACTGTATTTTGTTGAATAAACGCCACAATTCCTTAGGTtccagaaataaaaaaatacatctgGTGTCAATCACAAGCaccatgtttttgttttattgttaattTTGACAATTGACAGGTTTATGAACAGTAAAGTGTGACTCAAATATTcgaaacattttatttaaatatggtgtacaaatttttattttcataaggCTCTATAAATACTAAAACGGCGAAGTGTCGATCTTACCCACAAACCAACCCTGACATTCCCTACGTTTTATTGATGAAACTTCCAATGTAACCTGGTCATAACAAAAGTCCGTGATTATACTTCTGTGAATGATATCCTGCCCATGGCCACGCTTGCAACATTCTAATATCtaaactcgaacgactcaataacatgcccggttcatgggttcaagcctagaatggaccgtccccccgtagcaaggattgactatccggctgaacggtaatgaataaagtctcgaaagcatTTATAAGCCGACATGTCCGCGTTGAACGTaatgccaaatagaagaagaagaaggtttcCATGATTTAGAAGCGAAATCGTGATAAAATTACCACATTATCACTTTTTACTATTTCAAAGATCAATAGCAAATATGATATGGCCGTCCATcctgaaaaaatgaaatatccaCCTCGCAGTAACCGATGGAGGTGTGTCCATTCCAGACTGGTTCTTTTACTTTCATCATATTTTCTGTTGCCAATATGTTGCACTTGGTGACTATGTACTTGTTTATCTTTTGTTCCTTCGTATACTTGTTGTAGATCAGTCTTGGTAAGTAAAAGTAGTGCAGTTTCGTGGTAGCCTTGTCTCAAGGACGTATACAGAAATAGCGATTTCAATTGTTTCAAGAATTGCAGACACTGAGTATAAAAGTCGTTGGTCACGATATCACACGGCACAGTCACACTGAACCTCAACGAGTAAACAATCCCGCTCCAATAATGGCGTTCAAAGTAAGAACCACTACAGtatttacaaaaatatgaaacacaCAACTAGAGCTATACGAAAAAATAACCCTTATCCCTTCCTTTCCATCATGCAGTTCGTTCTGCTCGCTACTCTGGTAGCTGCCGCCAGCGCTGGTCTGCTTCCTGTGGCTCACCATGGATCGATCGCCACGTCGCACTCCACCATCCAGCACCATGCTGCTCCCGCTATCCAACATGTCGGATCGGTCCACGCTGCCCCGGCTATCTACCAGCATTCGGCCCCGGCTATCTACCAGCACTCGGCCCCGGCTATCTACCAGCACTCGGCCCCGGCTATCGTCAAGACCATTGCTCAGCCCACGATCATCAAGTCGGTAGAGCACCACGCTCCGGCCAACTACGAGTTCTCGTACTCCGTCCATGACGAGCACACCGGAGACATCAAGAGCCAGCACGAAACTCGCCACGGAGACGAAGTCCACGGACAGTACTCGCTGTTGGACTCCGACGGTCATCAGCGCATCGTCGACTACCATGCTGATCATCACACCGGATTCAACGCCGTCGTGCGCCGTGAGCCATCGGCTGTGAAGATCGCTCAGCCCGTGCACAAGGTGATCGCCCAGCCCGTGCATGTGTCCAGCTATGCCCATGCTCCAGTAGCTCACGCCACTGTCCAGCACCACCATGCTGCCCCGATCGCGCACTACTCCGCACCGATCGCGCACCATGCTGCTCCGATCGCGCACTACGCTGCCCCGATCGCGCACCACGCTGCTCCGATCGCGCACTCAACCTCCAGCATCGTCCATGGACCGAGCCATCTGAGCCATCATCATTACTAAACGCCAGTTTTGTACGATCTAGATTAAAACTTGttagtaaaaataaattgcattcaTACATTTCAAACCAGCTCTGAGTATAACTCGCTTAGCTCGGAAGTTTAAATCGCGTACTTTGGCTTCGCAGCGGCAAACTATGACGCCAAAACTCGATGCGATCATTTCAGGTAAATTTCGGCAGAACATCGATATAACAACAAAGTCCACCAGTCCAACACCCCCCAGATGCATCCCATCGATTTTTTCTGGACCAACTTGATGCAAAAGCTCTGCTCCAACAGTTTTGTAGCGAAAACTGGGgagaaattgataaaaat
Proteins encoded:
- the LOC4578125 gene encoding cuticle protein 8 produces the protein MAFKFVLLATLVAAASAGLLPVAHHGSIATSHSTIQHHAAPAIQHVGSVHAAPAIYQHSAPAIYQHSAPAIYQHSAPAIVKTIAQPTIIKSVEHHAPANYEFSYSVHDEHTGDIKSQHETRHGDEVHGQYSLLDSDGHQRIVDYHADHHTGFNAVVRREPSAVKIAQPVHKVIAQPVHVSSYAHAPVAHATVQHHHAAPIAHYSAPIAHHAAPIAHYAAPIAHHAAPIAHSTSSIVHGPSHLSHHHY